Within Gammaproteobacteria bacterium, the genomic segment TCACCCCCATGAGCGCAAACACCCTCACCGTCGGCCTCGTACAACACGCCTGCTGCGATCAACGAAACGCCAATCTCGCCGCCAGCATACAAGGCATCCGGGAGGCGGCGGCCCAAGGCGCCCGCCTGATACTGCTGCAAGAATTGCACACCAGCCTTTATTTTTGTCAGGCAGAACACCCCCGCCATTTCGACCTGGCGGAGACCGTTCCCGGCCCCAGCACCGAGGCCTTGGGGAAGGTGGCGCGGGAATGTGGCGTGGTACTGGTGGCATCACTGTTTGAAAAACGCGCGGCGGGTTTGTATCACAACACCGCCGTGGTGCTGGAGCAGGACGGCGCCCTGGCGGGCCGCTACCGCAAAATGCATATCCCGGACGATCCGGGCTACTACGAGAAATTCTATTTCACCCCGGGTGATCTGGGCTTTCGGCCCATCGTCACCTCGGTAGGGAAACTGGGCGTGCTGGTATGCTGGGACCAGTGGTTTCCCG encodes:
- a CDS encoding carbon-nitrogen hydrolase; its protein translation is MSANTLTVGLVQHACCDQRNANLAASIQGIREAAAQGARLILLQELHTSLYFCQAEHPRHFDLAETVPGPSTEALGKVARECGVVLVASLFEKRAAGLYHNTAVVLEQDGALAGRYRKMHIPDDPGYYEKFYFTPGDLGFRPIVTSVGKLGVLVCWDQWFPEAARIMALRGAEMLLYPTAIGWDPADDAAEQQRQHQAWQTVQRGHAIANGLPVLVCNRSGREADPTGRGQGVQFWGSSFVAGPQGEILAQASRDDATVLVTTLDLGRIETVRRGWPFLRDRRIDAYAELKQRYCDND